The following are encoded in a window of Streptomyces sp. 11x1 genomic DNA:
- a CDS encoding response regulator transcription factor, giving the protein MPAALKIVLAEDSVLLREGLVGVLTRFGHEVVAAVGDAESLVAAVRSYAPDLVVTDVRMPPGLTDEGLRAALALRAANPALPVLVLSQYVQRAYAADLLDTGDGTGVGYLLKDRIGQVEQFAEAVGRVAAGGTVVDPEVVRQLLRRRRDPLAALTPREREVLELVAEGKSNGAIARDLVVTEAAVGKHIGNILGKLDLPPAEDTHRRVLAVLAYLRA; this is encoded by the coding sequence GTGCCCGCAGCGCTGAAGATCGTGCTCGCCGAGGACAGCGTGCTGCTGCGGGAAGGGCTGGTCGGCGTCCTGACCCGCTTCGGCCACGAGGTCGTCGCGGCGGTCGGGGATGCGGAGTCGCTGGTCGCGGCCGTGCGGTCGTACGCCCCCGACCTGGTCGTCACCGACGTACGCATGCCGCCCGGCCTCACCGACGAGGGCCTGCGCGCCGCGCTCGCACTCCGCGCGGCGAACCCCGCCCTGCCGGTCCTCGTCCTCAGCCAGTACGTCCAACGGGCCTATGCCGCCGACCTGTTGGACACCGGGGACGGCACCGGCGTCGGCTATCTGCTCAAGGACCGCATCGGCCAGGTCGAACAGTTCGCGGAGGCGGTGGGGCGGGTCGCGGCCGGCGGCACGGTCGTCGACCCCGAGGTCGTACGGCAGCTGCTGCGGCGCCGGCGTGATCCGCTGGCGGCGCTCACCCCGCGCGAGCGGGAGGTGCTGGAGCTGGTCGCCGAGGGGAAGTCGAACGGGGCGATCGCCCGCGACCTGGTCGTCACCGAGGCGGCCGTCGGCAAGCACATCGGCAACATCCTGGGCAAGCTGGACCTGCCGCCGGCGGAGGACACGCATCGGCGGGTGCTGGCCGTCCTCGCCTACCTGCGCGCGTAA